The genomic DNA GGTGGGCACGGTGCACGACGTGAGGGCCAGCCCCATGCTGCGCCCGCTCTCGCTGACCCTGGTCGCGAGATCGGCGACCTCGGCGAGCGGGCGCCCCGCCTCGGCCGCTGCGCCGACGATCTTCTCCAGCAGGACGGTCACGCCCACGCCCCGGCGTCCGGCGGTGTAGAGCGAGTCCTTGACCGCCACGTCGTCCTGGGTCACCACGGTGCGTACGTCGATGCCGCTGTCGGCGTCGGCCAGCTCGGCGGCCATCTCGAAGTTCATGACGTCGCCGGTGTAGTTCTTGACGATGTGCAGGACGCCGGCGCCACCGTCGACGGCCTTGGTCGCGGCCATCATCTGGTCGGGCACGGGTGAGGTGAACACCTCGCCCGCGCAGGCGGCATCGAGCATGCCGAGCCCGACGAACCCGCCGTGCATCGGCTCGTGCCCGGAACCCCCGCCGGAGACGAGCCCGACCTTGCCCTGAACGGGGGAGTCCTTGCGGTAGACGACCTTGTCGGTGAGGTCGACCCGGAGGTGGTCGGGGTGAGCAGCGGCCAGGCCGGTGAGCGCCTCGACGACCACGTCGTTGGGGTCGTTGATGAGCTTCTTCATGCACCCATGCGAGCACACCGGGAGGCCCCGCGCCAGAGGTTCTGAGGACACGGGGTCAGGTCGTGAAGATCTCCAGCTCGATGACGAGCCGCCCGTCGGTCTCGTGGCGCTGCGTCGCCTTGTAGTACGCGCCGTCCGGACCCGGCCCGTCGGCGCCGTAGTAGGGCTCGGCGGCGGGGGAGTCCACCGGCGAAGCGCTCCCGGCCGGGAGGCGTACCGTCGCGGTCAGC from Luteipulveratus halotolerans includes the following:
- the dhaK gene encoding dihydroxyacetone kinase subunit DhaK, translated to MKKLINDPNDVVVEALTGLAAAHPDHLRVDLTDKVVYRKDSPVQGKVGLVSGGGSGHEPMHGGFVGLGMLDAACAGEVFTSPVPDQMMAATKAVDGGAGVLHIVKNYTGDVMNFEMAAELADADSGIDVRTVVTQDDVAVKDSLYTAGRRGVGVTVLLEKIVGAAAEAGRPLAEVADLATRVSESGRSMGLALTSCTVPTAGKPTFALADDEFELGIGIHGEPGRERKPMAPARELAEQLLEPVLADLPRADGQPVIAFVNGMGGTPLLELYLMFNEVTQILDKAGVPIARSLVGSYITSLEMAGCSVTLLAVDDDMIGLWDAPVNTPGLRWGV